The following nucleotide sequence is from Cucumis melo cultivar AY chromosome 1, USDA_Cmelo_AY_1.0, whole genome shotgun sequence.
ACTCATGGGTGTGTTTTGGTTCTTTAGATTATTGTCAACTTGTTTATGTATGCTTCCTTGATAGTGTGTTCACCAAAGCCTGCAGTTCTTAACACTTCTATATACAccattactattactattagtATTTGATGTTGTATAATCTTTGTGATCTAAAGAACAACAGTTGATCCAATGATGAGTTGATGAAACCAAATCTTAATTTTTGTGCGTGAGTTTTCTCGAATAAGTAGTTCCTTTTAAGAACTTATGATCAACTACATTTTCTTTGACAATTTAATTGGCTATGGTCAACAAAAATCCTTATTGTTTTTTCATATTATGATTGGTCGTTTTCCATATTGTTTGCTACAAATTTGTGTGATTGACGTTCCTTTCTCTTTGGGAAGAGAAATGCATTAATAAGATATGACGGTAGTGCTTTTCTCTTTAGGAATTTAAAATGGAAGAGTTCTGCAGGAAGACGACCTTCTTTCATGAAATGAGTTCGTACAAGTAGGAGGTTGAACTTAGCACATGCTAACATGGTTTCTGTAATTGATGCAGTATGCCACATTGTGAAGAACTTCATCGTTCACCTTCTCAATGTCAAAGTTCCGCTTATCTTAGGTATGCATTCGTTTAATTAACTGGTTTCCACAAAATCTTTGATAGTCATGTTTACAGAACATGATAATGAAAATATAACGTTGAAAAGTTCCATTTCCATGAATTTATGTGTCAATGGGAGTCTGCTCCATTGCATTAAATCTTCATCAGTTTTATAGGAATGACATTAGGGTATTATTGGAGAACTACTGTTAAGGATTTATTAGTAATTAGTCAGAGTGCTATACTTGTTGGTTATAAAGAGATAGAGGGAAATGGAGAAGATACACAATAATTGGGTGAGTAAATTAGGACTTGAGAATGATCTCAAGATTTGAGAGGATCCAAGTACCTCAAATGACTTTGTTTACCTTGTAGTTCGGTTACCATTTATATCTCAATATATTTGGGTCATATCATTTTCCTGTTTTGAAATGGAATCTGTGCCCTATCAATCTTGACACGTGCAACATGATAGTGCTAAAAACTTCTTTTAAAAGTTCTATGATTTATCTGTTAGGCTGGATGAAATCACTTCCACATTTTTCCATAAAAAGAGTGCATAATTGGAAAATAAGCATTTTGTATTACAGGTGTTTGGGGAGGAAAGGGTCAAGGAAAGTCATTTCAGACCGAACTAATATTCCAGATGATGGGAGTGGAACCCGTGATAATGTCTGCTGGAGAGTTAGAATCAGAAAGAGCCGGTAAGATCGGGACCTGGATAAGTTATTTTAATTTCTGAGTCTTAACTTGATGTTGGATTAATGGTTCAAGTTGAATAAACTTCTGATTGAATCTACCTTCAACAATCTTAGGAACGAGAAATTCCAAAGGTGAAAGCAGTTCGTATTCTTTTATTAGCTGAATATAATCTAGACATTATTTTGTTAATAGCTAAGAAAAATGTAGATTTTGGCAGACTAATATTCTCTCAATAATTGCAGTCTTTCTATAACTAAAACACACATGAATCGGTCAAATTCATGCAGGTTTTTCTTTGCAAGTTTCCTTGTTATTTGCTTGAGGGAGAATTTTGGTTCTGTTTATGGTCAAGTCCATAGATTTTGCACTCTGATGTTGGCATGGAAATTGTAATACAAAGTAAAATAGTGACTTTCATCAACAGGTGAACCAGGAAAACTGATTCGTGAACGCTATAGAACTGCCTCACAAGTGGTCCAGAATCAAGTTAGAAGCTTTACCACTTACATTCTACATATATGTATGTCTTGGATTAAATGTTCCTTCGTGCAGTTTCATCTGCACAACGTTCCATGTTTATCCATGAAGTGTACCCCTTCTCTTCTTGatctccttttttctttttaattttaattttcattcaCTCTAAAGTGCTGAAGTGTATGTTAGCCTTAGGCTTTGTTTTTTCACATTGTCTTGTATCAACATCAATAGTGTAGGAAGCTGTAGAAAGTAGCTTCGGATGCGCTTGCTATTATCTAATGTCCTCAGTAACAGGAAAGCTCCCAATAAGGAAATATATTTAGGAAAGACTGCCCCTTTTACAATATGGCTGTCAGACCTGTATTTGAAGTGTCAAAAATCACTCATCACTTCACTCTATCATTCTGGTCTTATTCTTGCATATTTGAGAGAtaatttcaattcttttaaacTTTCTATGGGTCAAAAGTCACTCGTCACTGCACTCTATCCTTTTGGTCTAATACGTATGTTTCTTACTTTTCTTGTTCATATAATGTATGGTTTCTATGGGTCTGATATAGTATGACACATTGTGCAACCTCAAAACTGCAAAATTATTCATAATTAGTTGAACAGTATATAAAAGATGCTTAATAAAGAAAATCATAACAAGACATATGTGAGTCTCACTGTAGGCCATATGCACGTATGTATCACTTAGGTGCATGCTGAACAACTCTGTACTCAGTTGGTCATGTTTCCAATCAGGGCTGTTCAAAAGTTGATTTCAAACAGAATCTGTTTTGAGAATCGCATTCCTTTTTGTATGGGTATTTAttcattatttgtttttaattatttttaattaatttaatgtattcagaaatattttatatatgactTAACGACATTTTTTTACCATTGCAGGGGAAAATGAGTTGTTTGATGATCAATGATATTGATGCTGGTATTGGTAGATTTGGTAAGGTTCTATTTTCTTAGACATTGAATTATAAAGAGTGAGAGTAAAACTGATGTGAACGCATCATCTGTTACATTTTTTAAAGATAATACAAATCGACTGAGTAGTAGAACTTTATTGGGTTATACTCAAATTACTCATCATACCATATATATTGAGTATACTTCTATTTTTGTTCTTATATAGGGCAAACACAGGTGACAGTCAACAACCAAATTGTCTCTGGTACTCTGATGAATCTAGCCGACAACCCTACTAGAGTTAGCGTCGGTCAAGATTGGCGAGAAGCAGATATTTTGCACAGAATTCCGATCATCCTTACAGGAAATGATTTTTCAACTATATATGCTCCCTTAATTCGTGATGGCAGAATGGAGAAATTTTACTGGTATGAAATTAATTGCTGGAGGATTATTATGATGCTGACTCCCcaaaaatattttagttaaacTGTACAAGTTTCCCCAGATTTAGATATGGGATCAGAGTTGGATCCAAATTTTATAAGCTACATCTATGCTTAATACTTGTTATACTCTCCCtcttattttattgttttttgaAATCATAAGTAGCATTAAAGCTAAGCCACTCTCTTCTGAAACGTTATCTGGCAACAGGCAACCTAACCGTGAAGACATCGTGAATATTGTCCATAGAATGTATGAGAAAGATGGGATATCAAGGGCTCAGGTTGTTGACATCGTAAACACATTTCCTAACCAAGGCAAGCAACTATTTTCATGTATTTTTGGAAGTTACAAATTTTGGTTGATAGAGTTTCGGTAAGCAACTCCTTGATGCTTGGTGAAGGATCAATTAGAAATTCCAATGAATTGAACTTGAAGTAATATTACAGTTAATCTTGCTCTCCTTTCTTTTTGCGATTTTCTCAAGTTTTTGTGCAATGAACGTGAAAATTCTTGACATACGTTTTTCAAGTCATCTCGTCTGTATTCAATATTTATTTCTAGTAGTTGTGTTTCACCACAACTGTAAATAGCCAACTAATCTAAGTTTAATGCATACAAATGACACTTTCTTGTCTCTGACGCTGTAATATCCATCACATGCACAGTCATTAAAACATTTCAAACCAAATTTGTGAATGCATCATCATTATCTTTCATTTAGAAAGTGctcctcttctttctttctcagCTTTGGACTTTTATGGAGCTCTAAGATCACGCACATACGACTCAGCCATATCCAAGGTATATAACATTTTCATTGGCATATGAAAGGCCTACTAATATTAATGCTTATTTAGATCATTTATGGAATGAATGTGTTGGGAACTATCCCATCCATTAGAAAagtataataatttaatatctTCATGTCCAACTCCCCTTTTGTTTCAGTGGGTTGATGATATTGGAGGAGTGGAAAAGCTGGGAGAAAAGCTGcttagaagaagaaagaatgaaaagCTTCCTACATTCACACCACCAGAGGTGGTTAATCTATAACATTTTCAAATTCATGCTTATTGGTTCAGTTCTGCTTATCCTAAAATTGCTAGATGCTTAAATGTTAGTTAGTTGACTAATTTATCAACAACTATATGGACACTATTcataaatttattcttttatgaATACCAAATGTTGATGAATTCACAATGAAAGCATAGTCTATAGCATAGCATGTTAAGTTACGAAATGTTTCCTTATCACACAGTATAGTATAATAGGTGGAACTTAATATCATATTGAAGGGAAGATGTAAAGCTCTCTAAACAAGTCTAGCATGATAACTCATAGGTGTTTTATATCCTCAGTTAACATTCGTGATCGTTACTCATCTTCAACATACAGTATAGTATCATTTACTACACTTATTGTCTTGTTCATTCCAAATATTTATCCCTGAATTTACTGTACTTAATAGTCTTCTTGTGCATTTCTCATTCATATCTTCGCCTATTATTTAGGAAGTATATATTGTAAACTTGTACTCCAGAGCATACTGTCTGGATttacaaaaagttaaaaaggaaCAAAACTCACTACTTCAGTTGAAAGTTGTATTCTGTCTTTTATGctcttttctttattaattattaGAATCAAGTGAAGTATGTTGTTCACCATTTTCATGTCTATATGTGTGGACTTTAAGAGTTAGGCATATATATATAGAGTGACTTTTGTATTTTGTTGAACAGCAAACATTGGAGGCATTGCTTAAAGCCGGCTATTCTTTGGTAAAAGAGCAGCAATTGATCATGGAGACTAAACTTTCAAAAGAATACATGAAGAACATGGACGACTAGCTAGAAAAGTGAGATAGTGagacttttaaatttatttatgacatttttcATATCAGATTTTTCATTGTTTTCAAAAAGCCAATTCTTGTATTTTTATTATTCACAGTCCTCCTTACGTGTTCTGTATACGGTTCACATTGTTAAATTAATGTTATATCTATAACTACGACATACATATCGTCATGTCCAGAGATTCAATAGTTGGAGTGAAACTTTCTTGTGAGATCTCATATTCGGTCTCCCCATTTGGATGGTTTGTCTCAAACCTTACCTATTAACTTGTCATTATAAGATTTGGATGCCATTTTgttgatattattatttgttcCAAAACATCCTTCCTGAATAATGGGCTGATTGAATATCATATATCAAAATAGGTAACCTTCCTATCAGTGGACTTCGACGTCAAATGAGTTCAATTCAAGACGGCAGGTAATCTATTTTTTTGACATCTACCATTTAATACTTTAGAATCCCCTACATGCAATAATATGGATAAATCTTCTAACCGGTAGCAGAAGTTGTGCTTTCACAACAGTTTGACGTCAAGATCAGAAAAAACACCTCACTAAAATACTTATGGTAGCGACTCAACTCTCAGGTTAAGCATGCACTTGAGTCACTCAAATGTTTTAATAAATTAAGTAGCTTACACTATAAATCACAGACACTACATTTTAGGGGGAGTGTCCGTGCAAACCACATGTCGGACACAGATATGTTCAAACACGTACCTGTGCTTCTTAAGCCATACAGTAGTGTTGCAATGAGTCGTGATGATGCAaagttcttttttaaaaaaaataaataaatcctggcatttttttccctttttcttttttagcatGTAGAAATTGATTAGATGTTTAGTGCCGAGAGATGGCCATATTTGTTGGCGATTGGCTCGACATTCCCCCATGACTAAAAAGCCCCCACTACCTTCAGTGCCAAAGTACGCATTTCGTTTTAAAACACGGTTCCCTTTCATTGTGCTTTGATAACACATGGATATGCGGCTGCTCTCAAAATTATGCCCTCATTATTCAATTCCTTAATGATAACGTCATAGAAAATTAGAAACATTTTGCACCAACGATTTTGCGATCCGATATGATCTCTTATACTCATGCCATCCTCATATCTTTTGGAATATCTAACTTAACCGACATTGTTTTTTTCCCTTCTAATTTGATGAATATGTAGGAACAGTGAAAGTTACTTTGCTACCGATTGGATGTTCACTATATACTTTAGTAGAAGTATAACCAATAATATGAAAGACTTGCGCAGCAAAGGTACACATTTACTATCATTTACCCTTATTTAAATTAAGTTTCacgaataataataaaatatattagcaataatttttaaaaaaattgtcaatATACCAAAATTTGTCAACAATATTACTAGATGATCAATGATGGATCAATATTTGCAATATGGTTTTATTAGACGTAGacttctattattgatagattcagacagattttgttatatttacaattttttttaaaaaaatatatattaatattttgagtttaattgttatatttgcaattagCTCTTAAATTAGGTTGAAGTATTTGAATTGAATACCTAattaccaattttttttttatttcaaaaaccCCTCAACTCTCTCAACTATCTTCTTATGGGCTTAcctgatttttcttttataaaaagttTTTGAAATCCACTTCTCAACCTATGCATTATTTTTTTGAAGTAAGAGATTCAAATAATAGATTTCTAATTTACCGTCACGCTTTTAACATGTTATGAGATTTAAACACTTTTATAACTCCTTTgctcttttattattttacaagTAACAAATAAATGAACCACCAAGTGATAAATTAATATACTATTTGGAatagtttaaaaatatattttggaGCACATAGAAAGTGGTTTCCACCAACTTCTAACTTATCTAACTTTTCATTTTTACAATTTAAGCATggaattcaaaatttaaaagtttaggcTACTGGACTAATTCCACCTCAGGTTTATCTACCAAACTTTCCTCAATTCTTAGACGACTatgcaaaaaataaaataaagatcaATCTTTATTATTGACATCATCAACACACATTAAACAACGGAACGTAGATTCATGTATCTCAATTTTCTTTGTAACATAAATGCAAGTTACACAAATTAaagtttatttaaattttgacGAAGCCCCCTCTTTATTTTTAGGAGTTCTGTTTgttaagaataataaaaaaaaatacaaattatttgCACTTTATACTTGATTTTACCcatataaatagtttgttcattttgacattttttataatctcatatttttaaataattggCAGAAGCTAAAATTAAAACCAACCAAATAGTATTTTTATCAACTAAAGTATTTTTTGGCTTGTGTACTTCagagtttttaaaattttagtccCTTTGAAATGTCTTATTTTTATCTATgtagttgaaaattttaaatttagtcccTATTCGTGGTGGTTTATATTTtcagaaaaaaattaatttgttagCTCTACATTTTTTAAGACATGCAAATTGTATTTTCTTATctaaagtttattattattattatctagCCAATTTTGACAAACAAAGAAAGCTTTGAGAGAATAATATAAGGTCTATTAAAAGTATAGAAATTGAATTTGAACATTAAAAGTACAAGAGGGCGACATTGCACTACACTACATACCAAAAATGGTATAACTTTAACCTTTATGATAATCTTATTTTTCATTTGGACGTTTTTCCTTCTTAAGATCTCTGGTTCATTGCTTTTCAGACCATTCCTAGACCCTCACAAGTGGAATAGCCTTTAAATATTCCTTCTCTAAATAAgtaattgaaaaagaaatgtTTGCATACATTCatataaaatatcaataaaacTACATATTTCAGTATATAATGGAATTATAGCAACAGAAGtcctaaatctaaaaaaaatatctttctttttatttttcctgaATAGCAtcatttccttctttttcctGAATTGTAAATAATATCTCTTACTTTTTGATTTGATATATTCAATTGTCTACATTCCAGATGAGATGAAAATGGTGTTAGATATTATTCTTTTGGAGCCCTCATTCTTCTAAAATCAGAATAATGATCACGCATCTTGATTGAATTGGAGGTATGCCCTTGATTTAGAAGTCTATTTGGGCATGATTTGAAAAAAATCTTCATAATTATTTGAGGATTATCCTTTACAAAACCCAAATGGAAGATGACCAATGCCTCTAAAATTCTTCATGAAGTATCCaaaaatatcaatttgaatttcgtattattgtttatttaggAAGGCTAGTTCGTTGTAGCCTTTTTGTATGTTATTATTTGTTCCAATTTGGTAACATTCAAGAAAGGGAGCCTAATTACCATCCATTTAGGCTTTAATCATTTTAGTCTATTAAAAGTCGTTGATTTCAATGGCTTGCTGACCACTAATTAGACTAGTGGACAAATTAGTTAAATGAAATTATGGGAAATTATCAAAATTTACGATGATGGGACATCCTGTGTGTGTCGGTCCATGTAGCttcaacattttcttttctaatcTTTGCGGTGAGAATAGTTAACCAACtcaaaaatatctttctccTCCCTAATTAATCCtattaaatgatcatttagattattGCATTTGTTTTGTAATAAGATAAAAGAGATCTCAAATTCATATCACTAAGTtatcatcttttttattttttattttttatttttttatgtttcgATCTAATTTATACTTTTACAAACAtgtcaatttaaattttagatttagcTTTTGAACTAGCGACGTATCATTTTCACACGTACTAACCTTAGCTTCGGTTATCATAATATTAATAATTCctttaaaaaatacattatttaaaaaaaatgtttagaatATAATAGATAGttggaaattttattttttgtagaGTTAAATTTTTAAACTTATAAGTTTATCAATTTCATTTCAATCTCTTCACTTCAATGTATTTTTCTTATGATATTGTTTGTTAATTAACGATGGAATTAAATACCACggaacatttttcttaaaaaggaTATGAAACATTTGTGTAGcaatataatgcaaataatgTTAAAACTTATAATAATGTAATGTGTTGATATCAATTAGTACAATGATGGGAACTAAATATATTGTCTCCATGGTGACCAAATTCTTATAATCGATAATTAATGGGCAACAATCATTTGAAGTCGTATATAAATTTAAAGTATGAGAGTGTGAATACCTCAAACCTTTTTGAGCAAATGTTGTAGTAGAAGTCCATTTTCAATCTGTTGATTATTATAATAACAAcattaatttataatattttgtgTTCACATATGATGCTTAGATTTACAaagaatataaaataattctttAAAAGTCTTTTAGATTTAATGATTAAATTGCTAAATTATGAAAATCCGACAGGAACCAATTAagataaagaaaatattttgactATGAGTGAACCCAAGTTGATATTgcaatttatatttataaaatataatacaatcatcaatgatttgttatatttttgtaaatgtttAGATTGATTTTACTCTAAAACGTCtcttaaaataatataaaataaaagcaTATAAAAAAAAGATTGCATGAAAAAGTGGCTTTACCTATAAAATCTTCCTTTCTTTGGTTGAAGTTGACGAAGTTTCCACGACATTAATTgcttcatctttttttctttttttcttttttctttttcctgttTTTAAAGGGTTAATAAATTATGAAAAGAATAATCCTActgaaatgttttttttttctctttaagaaaaaaaacaccGACACCTATTTTTGATATTGACTGAGTAACAAACTGCCCCCATAATactaaatattatatattaattgaatttttatgctttgaaaattgaaattccAACTGTTCTTCATATTCTGGACAACATCAATTCTATTCTATCAATCCAATTCCGATTTCCTTTTCAGCTGGAAGGTTTTTGATTAATAAATCACTTTCTAAAACAAAATCATCTAATTAACTTTTTAGCCCAGtttatttaatttactttttcttttcctttcaagGGAAGTAATTATAAACTGATTGAttccaaagaaaaaaagtagGGTTAATGATATTGCTTCTTTtagctgttttttttttttaatctactttttaaaagtattttaaaaatttaggtaagttttcaaaaaattataaagaa
It contains:
- the LOC103499863 gene encoding ribulose bisphosphate carboxylase/oxygenase activase, chloroplastic codes for the protein MAFSISGLSLPSVFRYKSSILARKPRFHSFSVRSSNDVSSEVGSGGDGSDSSKRPKRLSEQSTWEAKDSEGKDYLYRLGNEADNMNIAVGARAGVIDDLFAGNFLGKDSDIVFDYRQKVTRSFEHLQGDYYIAPTFMDKVVCHIVKNFIVHLLNVKVPLILGVWGGKGQGKSFQTELIFQMMGVEPVIMSAGELESERAGEPGKLIRERYRTASQVVQNQGKMSCLMINDIDAGIGRFGQTQVTVNNQIVSGTLMNLADNPTRVSVGQDWREADILHRIPIILTGNDFSTIYAPLIRDGRMEKFYWQPNREDIVNIVHRMYEKDGISRAQVVDIVNTFPNQALDFYGALRSRTYDSAISKWVDDIGGVEKLGEKLLRRRKNEKLPTFTPPEQTLEALLKAGYSLVKEQQLIMETKLSKEYMKNMDD